The following are encoded in a window of Sminthopsis crassicaudata isolate SCR6 chromosome 3, ASM4859323v1, whole genome shotgun sequence genomic DNA:
- the WDR33 gene encoding pre-mRNA 3' end processing protein WDR33 isoform X3 — protein sequence MATEIGSPPRFFHMPRFQHQAPRQLFYKRPDFAQQQAMQQLTFDGKRMRKAVNRKTIDYNPSVIKYLENRVWQRDQRDMRAIQPDAGYYNDLVPPIGMLNNPMNAVTTKFVRTSTNKVKCPVFVVRWTPEGRRLVTGASSGEFTLWNGLTFNFETILQAHDSPVRAMTWSHNDMWMLTADHGGYVKYWQSNMNNVKMFQAHKEAIREASFSPTDNKFATCSDDGTVRIWDFLRCHEERILRGIIFKESRTFSDPQLF from the exons ATGGCTACAGAAATTGGGTCTCCACCTCGTTTTTTCCATATGCCACGGTTCCAGCACCAGGCACCGAGGCAGCTCTTTTACAAAAGACCAGACTTTGCACAGCAGCAGGCAATGCAGCAGCTCACTTTTGATGGGAAACGAATGAGAAAGGCTGTGAACCGGAAGACAATAGATTACAATCCCTCTGTGATCAAATATTTGGAG AACAGAGTGTGGCAGAGAGATCAACGAGATATGCGGGCAATCCAACCTGATGCAGGATATTATAATGAT CTGGTTCCACCTATAGGAATGCTGAATAATCCTATGAATGCAGTAACAACCAAATTTGTTCGTACGTCTACCAATAAAGTTAAATGTCCAGTATTTGTTGTTAGG tgGACTCCTGAAGGGAGACGATTGGTTACTGGGGCTTCTAGTGGAGAGTTTACCCTGTGGAATGGACTCACTTTCAATTTTGAAACAATATTACAG GCTCACGATAGCCCAGTAAGGGCCATGACTTGGTCACACAATGACATGTGGATGCTGACAGCAGACCACGGGGGATATGTGAAATACTGGCAGTCCAACATGAACAACGTCAAGATGTTCCAGGCACATAAGGAGGCGATTAGAGAGGCCAG TTTCTCACCCACGGATAATAAATTTGCTACATGCTCTGATGACGGAACTGTTAGAATCTGGGACTTTCTACGTTGCCATGAGGAAAGAATTCTTCGAG GTATAATCTTCAAAGAAAGCAGAACTTTCAGTGATCCACAATTGTTTTAA